GGAATCTTAACTACATTCGCCACAGTTCCTACATAGTCCTCTTTTTGAAGGATAGGATTAACGTTGGCGTAAGTCTGCTTGCCGGTTCACGTGTTGAATTAGTCTGCGAATTGGAAAGAGAGTAAGGATTGCAAACGCTCCATTAAAGATAACAGTAGGAAGCACACGATTTTTTGCAAACTGTCCTGCTGACCAATCTGTTACCCCTAACATCTGCAGGATTCCGTACTGATAATACTCAAAAAACACAACAGCAATACATGCTATAACAATTGGTACTAATACACTATCTTGAATTCGTTTTGTTGAGAACGCAAAGATATAGCCAATAAAAGCAAAACCAAATGCATATATGCCTAGAAACTCTGTATAAACTACATCATAAATAAAACCAAAAATTAAGCCAAGGGTTAGACTTTGCATTCGACCAATGTAGATGCCTACAAACACAATCACAATGATCAAAAAACGAGGAACCATAACCACATCTAGCTTCAAAAAGTTTGCAACGGCATTTGGTACAATGGTTCCCTCAAATACAAGTAAAAAAAGTAATAAAGCAGCAACGTAATAACGACTCACACTTATTCCCCCTCTTCTAAAAGAGAAGGATCCATTGCATCTGTTCCACGTTCTACAACATAAAGATAACTAAACGCAGAAAAATCAGCCTCTGGCCTCACGTAAGCCGTTTGAGAAAGACCATACTCATCTAACTCAACTTCTTCTATTTCTCCAAGAATTAATCCGGCTTGGATAGACATCACCAAGACCAGATGTTGTCACAATCTGCTCAGGTTCAATCTCAGCTTCAATATCTATTTTTCGTAAGATTAGTAGATTACGATCCTCATCATAACCCTCAATGAAACCATATCCAGGAATATCTTCCCCATCCATGATTTGAGCAGATACCTGATTCGATGGATCGTTGTCTGATAGAAGCTGGACATACGACGTAAACTTAGACGTTTGTTTCACCTTTCCTACAAGACCGCCATTTGAATCAACAACAGCCATATCTGCAGAGATGTTATTATTCGATCCTAGATTAATCCCAACATATTGTGTCCATCTATCAGGATTCCGATGAATAACGGTCGCAGGGCGCTTCACATAATCATTTAAGGTATCTTGCAGATCAAGCATATCTTGTAATGTTTGATTTTCATTAGCAAGTTGATTTCGTTCGACTGAAATCTGCGCGTACTCATCGAGTCTAGATTTAAGTAACTGATTTTCCTCGTAGATATCTTTAATATCACGTACATTTTCAATAAAGCCACCCACAAAATGAGCAGGAGTAGAAAATAAATTTTGAACCCAACCAACAGAGTCACGAACAAGCTGTTCTGGCCCTGTTGGATTTTCTCTATTACTTGTTGAATAGCCGATCAGTGCTACAAGGATAATTAAACTCACAAGTAGAATGATTAGTTTTTTATTGGAAAAAAAGATGGCATTTAGTTCACCTACTTACGATTTCCGATCAGAACGAGAGGTGATACCCGCTTTTGAACGAAATAAATGTAAATTCTCCAATGCTCGTCCTGTTCCAATAGCTACACAATCGAGCGGATCCTCAGCTACAATAACAGGCATATTTGTTTCATCACTTAATAAACGGTCTAAGTTGCGTAGCAAGGCGCCTCCACCTGTTAGAACAATGCCTCTGTCCATGATATCAGCAGCAAGTTCAGGTGGAGATTGCTCCAATGTGTTTTTAACAGCATCAATAATGGTTGAAACAGTATCAGAGAGTGCTTGTGAGATCTCTTGCGCCGTAACTGTTATGGTTTTTGGTAAGCCAGATACGAGGTCACGACCGCGAATATCCATTTCATTAACTTCTTCAGGAGCATTAGCTGATCCAATTTCAAGCTTAAGTGTCTCAGCCGTACGTTCTCCAATCATTAAGCTGTACGTTTTTTTAACATATTGAATGATTGCCTCATCCATTTCATCACCGGCTACCCGGATTGATTGGCTCGTGACAATACCTCCAAGAGAGATAATGGCCACTTCTGTTGTTCCACCACCGATATCTACAACCATACTACCTGTTGGCTCCCAAACTGGAAGATCAGCGCCAATGGCTGCCGCAAAAGGCTCTTCTAGTGTATAAGCTTCCTTTGCACCAGCCTGCTTTGTTGCATCTTCTACAGCACGTTTTTCTACCGCTGTAATTCCACTTGGCACACATACCATAACAGATGGTTTACGTGTGAAGATAGAACGATTTTTTTGTGCCTGACGAATAAAATACTTTAACATCGTAGCTGTTGTATCAAAATCAGCAATAACCCCGTCTTTCATAGGACGAATGGCTACAATATTCCCTGGAGTACGTCCGATCATATTTTTTGCATCGTTTCCGACCGCTTCAATCGAATTTGTATCTGTACGTAATGCAACAACCGATGGCTCTCGCAAAACGATCCCTTTTCCTTTTGTATATACAAGCGTATTCGCTGTTCCTAAGTCAATTCCAATATCTCTTGAAAACCCACCAAACATCTATGTATCTCCCTTCATGACAGATCCGAAATCATAACCTTTATTATATCGAATAATAAAGGAAAAAAATAGCCTTATCTTGCCCCAGGAAAGAATATCAGCCTTTTGGTCCGGATCTAACCACAATTTTGCCTATTCTCTCACACATTCTAAGCTTATCCTACATGGCCTTGCTCCTTCAAGCTTATAAATGTGCGATCTCCTATAATAATGTGGTCTAGGAGTTCAATTCCTAACACGCGCCCTGCTTCATACAACCGTTTCGTCACATCAATGTCTTCTCGGCTTGGTGTCGGATCACCGCTCGGATGATTATGAAGACAAATAATGGAAGCAGAAGAACGCCTCAATGCCTCCTTAAAAACTTCCCTAGGGTGCACGATGCTCGCGTTTAAACTACCAATAAAAACCGTATGCCTAAAAATAACTTGGTTTTTCGTGTTTAAATAAAGGCAGACAAAATGCTCCTGCTTTAGAAAGCGCATATCCTCCATCACCAGATTTGAGACGTCCTCAGGTGAACGAATGGCATACCTTTCTCCCGTCTGCATGTTGTGAATTCGTCTGCCTAGTTCCATGGCTGCACTTAATTCTACTGCTTTTGCCATGCCTATTCCATCAATTTCACATAGCTCTTCAATTGTTGCTTCCTTTAAAAGTGGTAATCCATCAAAGTGAGCGAGTACCTTTCCTGCAAGCTCAATAACAGACTCTTTTTTTGTTCCTGTTCTCAGTAAAATAGCGATAATTTCTTGATTTGTTAAAACGGCAGCTCCATTTTGAAGCAAACGTTCACGAGGTCGTTCTGTTACGGGGACATCTCGAATGAGGAGCGACAATTCACTTTCTCCTTTCTAACATGCACAAATTTTGGTTAATCATGTGTTAAAGGTTCAATGGAAAAAGAACGAAGGGTTCTAGCTGTCTCAGCAAGAGGTAGGCCCATTACTGAATAATAATCACCTTGAATTTCTTTTACTAAGGTTGCGCCAAGTCCTTGGATACCGTATGATCCGGCCTTATCAAAGGGTTCACCAGAATCCAGATAACGGTCGATTTCTTCATCCGTTAGTTCATACATTTGAACGTTTGTTTGGTTAAAAAAGGAGGTTTCTTTTAAAGAGGACATAATGGTTACACCCGTTAGTACTTGATGTCGTCTTCCGGATAACTGTTGTAACATGCTTTTGGCTGCTTGTCGGTCAAATGGCTTGCCAAGAATCACACCATCAACAACCACAATCGTATCCGCTCCAATAACAACAGCTTCTGGGTGTAAGGAAAATACGGCTTCTGCTTTTTTTCTGGAAAGATGGATTACCGCATCTTCAGGTGACCAATCCGGTTCTAATCGCTCATCTGTTTCACTTGTTCTAATTGTGAATTGGTAACGAATTTGCTGAAGTAATTCTTTACGTCTGGGGGAGCTTGAGGCCAAAATAAGTGGTTTCATGAAGGGACACCTCTACAATCGATTTTTCTCTATTGTACAGGCTTGCTTTAAGAATACCAAACTATTACTTATTGAACAATTGATTTTTCAGAAAATTAGATTAAAAATTCTTTGACTGTTACATGAGGGTGGTAATCTGCAGTCTTGCCGCTACCGGGATGGGCGGGCGTTGAACTAAATCGGCTACGCCGTTTCATTTCAACCCTGCCCGTAAGTCCCACTGGAGTCGGCCTCCCCCATCCCGTCCGCTTGTGAGAGCGTCTTAATTTTCAACAGATAATCCACTCAGTCCATTTAGTTTTTATTGAAAAATAGATGAAATTTTAAATTTATTAACTACTCGTCAAAACACTTAGAGAGCAGTGTATGAGTGAATCAACATAGAACGAGCTCGGCGCCATAACGAAACGAATGAATGCCGAAGCGTACAATTTGAATGAATCGCACAACTATAGAAGAACATCGCTAACTCCTATTAAAAATCAGCACAGACCAGCATAGGACATACATGTAGTTTCCAAGCGGGACTCATGCCGACTTTCGCAATTGCGTCAGAACAAGATTGCTCACCCTCAGCTTGTAAATACGAATGTATATCTGTAGCATCCCTACTCTTTGATTATTTACAAACAAAAAAACAAACCATTATGTGATTTAAACAACATAATGGTTTGTTTTAGTTATAGCTAAAAGATTACTGTTCTGGCTTCACTATATTTATTTTACAAATACTGCTCAAACCATTCACCAATGGCTTCTAACCTTCTTAAGCGTAAGCTTGGTTTGCCACTGCGTGATAGTTCGTGATTTGATTCTGGGAAGCGAATAAATGTTGTTGTTTTCTCACGACGTTTTAGAGCAATGTACAGCTGCTCAGCTTGTTCGATCGGGCAACGATAATCCTTTTCTCCGTGTAAAATCAAAAGTGGTGTTTCAATTTGATTGACATAGGCAAGCGGCGAATGTTTCCATAACTTATCTGTGTCGTCTAGGTCCGCTTGTATTTGCCACTCCGTAAAGTAATAGCCAATATCACTGACACCGTAAAAACTTGTCCAGTTGGAAATCGAGCGCTGTGTGACAGCTGCCTTAAAGCGATTGGTATGACCCACAATCCAGTTGGTCATAAATCCACCGTAGCTTCCCCCAGTGACTCCTAAACGTGTTTCATCAATCCAAGCATTCTGCCCCAGTACATAATCAACAGCTGCCATGATATCACGATAATCTCCACCACCGTAATCACCTCGTACAGCATTCACAAACTCTTGACCATAACCTAAGCTTCCACGTGGATTGATATAAAGTACGGCAAAACCACGAGCTGCTAGTGTTTGAAATTCGTGTAGATAGCTGTTTGCATACATCGCATGTGGACCACCATGAATTTCTACAACTAATGGATAGGACTCACCATCGCTAAATCCAGCAGGCTTTAACAACCAGCCCTGCAGTTCATGGCCTTCCTCTGATTTAAACCGGACTTCCTCAGCTTGTACAACTTCTACTTCTTCTAAGAAAGAATCATTACTTGTTGTTAATCGTGTCTGTTCGTCTGTTCCAGGAGAGACATTATATAAATCACCAGGATGCCCTGATTCACTAATACCAGCAACTAAAGTCCTGCCATCGGAACTAATGGAGTAGCCATACACATGTTGGTTTCCGGTTAAAATAGCCTCTCTTTGACCATCAACAGTGATTTGATAAATACCTACATTGCCTTGCTCTGACACAAGGAATGTTAGTGACAAACTGTCTCCTGCCCAAACGAGTCCAGGATCAACCGTATTTTGAAGGAAATCAGCTGCAACAACTGGTCC
The nucleotide sequence above comes from Alkalicoccobacillus plakortidis. Encoded proteins:
- the mreD gene encoding rod shape-determining protein MreD, encoding MSRYYVAALLLFLLVFEGTIVPNAVANFLKLDVVMVPRFLIIVIVFVGIYIGRMQSLTLGLIFGFIYDVVYTEFLGIYAFGFAFIGYIFAFSTKRIQDSVLVPIVIACIAVVFFEYYQYGILQMLGVTDWSAGQFAKNRVLPTVIFNGAFAILTLFPIRRLIQHVNRQADLRQR
- a CDS encoding rod shape-determining protein MreC, which produces MSIQAGLILGEIEEVELDEYGLSQTAYVRPEADFSAFSYLYVVERGTDAMDPSLLEEGE
- the radC gene encoding RadC family protein, which encodes MSLLIRDVPVTERPRERLLQNGAAVLTNQEIIAILLRTGTKKESVIELAGKVLAHFDGLPLLKEATIEELCEIDGIGMAKAVELSAAMELGRRIHNMQTGERYAIRSPEDVSNLVMEDMRFLKQEHFVCLYLNTKNQVIFRHTVFIGSLNASIVHPREVFKEALRRSSASIICLHNHPSGDPTPSREDIDVTKRLYEAGRVLGIELLDHIIIGDRTFISLKEQGHVG
- the mreC gene encoding rod shape-determining protein MreC, which produces MSLIILVALIGYSTSNRENPTGPEQLVRDSVGWVQNLFSTPAHFVGGFIENVRDIKDIYEENQLLKSRLDEYAQISVERNQLANENQTLQDMLDLQDTLNDYVKRPATVIHRNPDRWTQYVGINLGSNNNISADMAVVDSNGGLVGKVKQTSKFTSYVQLLSDNDPSNQVSAQIMDGEDIPGYGFIEGYDEDRNLLILRKIDIEAEIEPEQIVTTSGLGDVYPSRINSWRNRRS
- a CDS encoding Maf family protein, which encodes MKPLILASSSPRRKELLQQIRYQFTIRTSETDERLEPDWSPEDAVIHLSRKKAEAVFSLHPEAVVIGADTIVVVDGVILGKPFDRQAAKSMLQQLSGRRHQVLTGVTIMSSLKETSFFNQTNVQMYELTDEEIDRYLDSGEPFDKAGSYGIQGLGATLVKEIQGDYYSVMGLPLAETARTLRSFSIEPLTHD
- a CDS encoding rod shape-determining protein, whose product is MFGGFSRDIGIDLGTANTLVYTKGKGIVLREPSVVALRTDTNSIEAVGNDAKNMIGRTPGNIVAIRPMKDGVIADFDTTATMLKYFIRQAQKNRSIFTRKPSVMVCVPSGITAVEKRAVEDATKQAGAKEAYTLEEPFAAAIGADLPVWEPTGSMVVDIGGGTTEVAIISLGGIVTSQSIRVAGDEMDEAIIQYVKKTYSLMIGERTAETLKLEIGSANAPEEVNEMDIRGRDLVSGLPKTITVTAQEISQALSDTVSTIIDAVKNTLEQSPPELAADIMDRGIVLTGGGALLRNLDRLLSDETNMPVIVAEDPLDCVAIGTGRALENLHLFRSKAGITSRSDRKS
- a CDS encoding S9 family peptidase; its protein translation is MSKRVMTPEDLLQLRSVTSPALSHDGEHVVYVETTLHNEKNTYSAELIRASLANPDDYQYLTQGEHINRVPRWSPKADVLAFLSNRTGTTQLYVLGSWGEPKQLTDEKKGVTDFRWSPDGSRIAYSSTQFPEAEKEEDKPEPLVVNKMKYKSDASGFWQGEYVHIFTVDIDSGTHTQLTDGELSYTLFDWTADSEQLIVASVNQENTDFIFTNDLILLSVDSKEQTQLTDQTHVISDASASPDGKYLAVRAHEREYDNATQNEIYLLELATNTWTKLTGDWDVQLGPVVAADFLQNTVDPGLVWAGDSLSLTFLVSEQGNVGIYQITVDGQREAILTGNQHVYGYSISSDGRTLVAGISESGHPGDLYNVSPGTDEQTRLTTSNDSFLEEVEVVQAEEVRFKSEEGHELQGWLLKPAGFSDGESYPLVVEIHGGPHAMYANSYLHEFQTLAARGFAVLYINPRGSLGYGQEFVNAVRGDYGGGDYRDIMAAVDYVLGQNAWIDETRLGVTGGSYGGFMTNWIVGHTNRFKAAVTQRSISNWTSFYGVSDIGYYFTEWQIQADLDDTDKLWKHSPLAYVNQIETPLLILHGEKDYRCPIEQAEQLYIALKRREKTTTFIRFPESNHELSRSGKPSLRLRRLEAIGEWFEQYL